A genomic stretch from Physeter macrocephalus isolate SW-GA chromosome 12, ASM283717v5, whole genome shotgun sequence includes:
- the GAREM2 gene encoding GRB2-associated and regulator of MAPK protein 2 codes for MEKLAAGLAGLRWSMGAFPLDLIVSRCRLPTLACLGPGEYAEGVSERDILLIHSCRQWTTVTAHTLEEGHYVIGPKIDIPLQYPGKFKLLEQARDVREPVRYFSSVEEVASVFPDRIFVMEAITFSVKVVSGEFSEDSEVYNFTLHAGDELTLMGQAEILCAKTTKERSRFTTLLRKLGRAGALAGVGGGGPGGPGAAGGSGGARPIKGKMPCLICMNHRTNESLSLPFQCQGRFSTRSPLELQMQEGEHTVRAIIERVRLPVNVLVPSRPPRNPYDLHPVREGHCYKLVSIISKTVVLGLALRREGPAPLHFLLLTDTPRFALPQGLLAGDPRVERLVRDSASYCRERFDPDEYSTAVREAPAELAEDCASPRRARLCLPAPPRALGPARASGPGPPGDGDQEYVSPDWAGAPESAAPPAEIPYEELWTHQAAEGLAEGRTRPLPGPDLISFGAAGPLRLEPEAAPPPVPPKSEAVKEECRLLNAPPVPPRGGSANGRLSGSPPVPPRFPKLQPVHSPSSSLSYYSSGLQDGVGSRSGSGSPSPDTYSLYCYPCTWGDCKVGESPSRPPPGPLPSTTQPSQASRALVEPLSGGAASLWGADIPVKTYHSCPPPFKPSHPQKRFAPLGALNPFSGPAYPTGPSAASSSGPTASSGPLATSSPTHSPGPGPGPPGQAYSAAASSSCPTSSSSSSERQTPALEPSDPFELGRGSSPEPELLRCQEPRAVRAPGPGPGLLPLGPPKAFEPEGLLLRQVPAPLSPVALQGPEAGRARLLLTQGRLEGPPASPRDGATGWGGRDASSWQPPADLSALSLEEVSRSLRFIGLSEDVVSFFARERIDGSIFVQLSEDILADDFHLTKLQVKKIMQFIKGWRPKI; via the exons ATGGAGAAGTTGGCGGCCGGGCTGGCGGGCCTGCGCTGGAGCATGGGCGCCTTCCCGCTCGACCTCATCGTCAGCCGCTGCCGCTTGCCCACGCTTGCCTGCCTCGGGCCAG GGGAGTATGCCGAGGGCGTCAGTGAGCGAGACATCCTGCTCATTCACTCCTGCCGCCAGTGGACAACGGTGACAGCCCACACCCTGGAGGAGGGTCACTATGTCATCGGGCCCAAGATTGACATCCCCCTGCAGTACCCAG GGAAGTTCAAGCTCCTGGAGCAGGCCCGGGATGTTCGGGAGCCAGTGAGGTACTTCAGCAGCGTGGAGGAGGTGGCCAGCGTCTTCCCTGATCGCATCTTTGTGATGGAAGCCATCACCTTCAGTGTCAAG GTGGTGTCAGGCGAGTTCAGCGAGGACAGCGAGGTGTACAACTTCACGCTGCACGCCGGCGACGAGCTCACTCTCATGGGCCAGGCGGAGATTCTGTGCGCCAAGACCACCAAGGAGCGCTCACGCTTCACCACCCTGCTGCGCAAGCTGGGCCGGGCCGGGGCACTGGCTGGGGTGGGCGGCGGCGGCCCGGGGGGCCCGGGGGCCGCGGGTGGCAGCGGGGGTGCCAGGCCCATCAAAGGCAAGATGCCCTGCCTCATCTGCATGAACCACCGCACCAATGAGAGCCTGAGCCTGCCCTTCCAGTGCCAGGGCCGCTTCAGCACGCGCAGCCCTCTGGAACTGCAGATGCAGGAGGGCGAGCACACGGTGCGCGCCATCATCGAGCGCGTGCGGCTCCCGGTGAACGTGCTGGTGCCCAGCCGGCCGCCGCGCAACCCCTATGACCTGCACCCGGTGCGGGAGGGCCACTGCTACAAGCTGGTCAGCATCATCTCCAAGACGGTGGTGCTGGGGCTGGCGCTGCGCCGCGAGGGCCCGGCGCCGCTGCACTTCCTGCTGCTCACCGACACCCCGCGCTTCGCGCTACCGCAGGGCCTGCTGGCCGGGGACCCGCGTGTCGAGCGCCTGGTGCGCGACAGCGCCTCCTATTGCCGCGAGCGCTTCGACCCCGACGAGTACTCGACCGCCGTGCGCGAAGCGCCCGCCGAGCTGGCGGAAGACTGCGCCAGCCCGCGCCGCGCGCGCCTCTGCCTGCCCGCGCCCCCGCGCGCCCTCGGGCCCGCCCGCGCCTCCGGCCCCGGCCCGCCCGGCGACGGCGACCAGGAGTACGTGAGTCCCGACTGGGCCGGCGCGCCCGAGTCCGCCGCGCCGCCCGCCGAGATCCCCTACGAGGAGCTGTGGACGCACCAGGCGGCCGAGGGCCTCGCCGAGGGCAGGACCCGGCCGCTCCCGGGGCCCGACCTCATCTCCTTCGGGGCCGCCGGGCCGCTCCGCCTGGAGCCCGAGGCGGCCCCGCCTCCAGTGCCTCCCAAATCCGAGGCG GTGAAGGAGGAGTGCCGCCTGCTCAATGCCCCTCCTGTGCCCCCCCGAGGTGGCAGTGCCAATGGCCGGCTCTCGGGCAGTCCCCCGGTGCCCCCACGCTTCCCCAAGCTGCAGCCTGTCCActcccccagctccagcctctcCTACTACTCCTCTGGCCTCCAGGATGG GGTGGGCTCCCGCAGTGGCAGTGGCTCTCCGTCACCGGATACCTACTCCCTCTATTGCTACCCATGCACCTGGGGAGACTGCAAGGTGGGCGAGTCCCCCAGCCGCCCACCCCCGGGACCCCTGCCCTCGACTACGCAGCCCAGCCAGGCCTCCCGGGCCCTTGTAGAGCCCCTGAGCGGTGGAGCTGCCTCTCTCTGGGGGGCCGACATCCCGGTCAAGACCTACCACAGCTGCCCGCCTCCATTcaagccctcccacccccagaaaCGCTTCGCTCCCCTTGGAGCTCTGAACCCCTTTTCCGGGCCTGCCTACCCCACAGGCCCTTCCGCCGCCTCCTCTTCTGGGCCCACAGCCAGCTCAGGTCCCCTGGCTACCTCCAGCCCCACTCATTCCCCGGGCCCGGGCCCGGGCCCTCCAGGCCAGGCCTATTCGGCTgctgcctcctcctcctgtcccacctcctcctcctcgtcctctgAGCGGCAGACACCCGCCCTGGAGCCCTCTGATCCCTTTGAGCTGGGCCGGGGCAGTTCTCCAGAGCCGGAGCTGCTGCGCTGTCAGGAGCCCAGAGCTGTGAGGgctccagggcctgggcctggccttcTGCCACTTGGACCCCCCAAGGCCTTTGAGCCTGAAGGTTTGTTGCTGCGACAGGTCCCCGCCCCCCTGTCCCCCGTGGCCCTGCAGGGTCCCGAAGCAGGCAGAGCACGACTCCTTCTCACCCAGGGGCGCCTAGAAGGGCCTCCGGCCAGTCCCCGGGATGGGGCCACAGGCTGGGGCGGCCGGGATGCCTCCTCCTGGCAGCCCCCCGCTGACCTGTCTGCACTCTCCCTGGAGGAGGTCTCGCGAAGTCTGCGTTTCATCGGGCTCTCGGAGGACGTGGTGAGCTTCTTTGCCCGGGAGCGCATTGATGGCAGCATCTTCGTGCAGCTCAGTGAGGACATCTTGGCAGATGACTTTCACCTCACCAAGCTGCAGGTCAAGAAGATCATGCAGTTCATCAAAGGCTGGCGGCCCAAGATCTGA